Proteins encoded in a region of the Mariprofundus ferrinatatus genome:
- a CDS encoding ABC transporter permease translates to MNLKHNLSIIFYRAYAIMRAEVSSGSLGMLVWIVEPALYLGAFYLIFSVLGIRGGEDAIPFLLPGLVVWKWFAASVHKGGMSIVGGAAIMQQVYVPKYIFLATVLLSNLYQFLIVFAILLLFLVIYGLVPAVLWWQMVPLVVVQFLLITGVAGVFSVLIPFLRDLKVVLTNGLTLVFFLSGIFFDISKAPEEYQQILYLNPMAVMVESYRAILVDNMSPDWVGIGYVLLSSILLIGVTLVLLRRWDRKFPRVLSV, encoded by the coding sequence ATGAATCTGAAACATAATCTCAGTATAATTTTTTATCGGGCATATGCGATTATGCGTGCCGAGGTTTCATCAGGTTCACTAGGTATGTTGGTGTGGATTGTCGAACCAGCTCTATACCTTGGTGCCTTCTATCTTATTTTCTCGGTGCTAGGTATCAGAGGGGGAGAAGATGCTATTCCTTTTCTACTTCCGGGGCTGGTTGTATGGAAGTGGTTTGCCGCGTCCGTGCATAAGGGGGGAATGTCTATTGTCGGTGGCGCTGCGATTATGCAGCAGGTTTATGTGCCTAAATATATTTTTCTTGCGACAGTATTGTTGTCTAATTTATATCAGTTTTTGATCGTGTTTGCGATATTGCTACTTTTCCTTGTTATTTATGGACTTGTTCCCGCAGTGCTTTGGTGGCAAATGGTTCCACTTGTAGTGGTTCAATTCCTTCTAATTACTGGAGTCGCGGGAGTCTTTTCTGTGTTGATACCTTTTTTGCGAGACCTCAAGGTGGTCTTGACGAATGGCTTGACTCTAGTGTTTTTTCTTTCCGGTATATTTTTCGATATCAGCAAGGCGCCTGAAGAATATCAGCAGATATTGTATCTAAATCCGATGGCTGTGATGGTTGAATCATACCGTGCAATTTTAGTTGATAATATGAGTCCCGACTGGGTCGGGATCGGTTATGTGCTGCTCTCATCAATACTTCTGATTGGAGTAACACTGGTTCTTCTGAGGAGATGGGATAGAAAATTTCCTAGGGTGTTGTCGGTGTGA
- a CDS encoding ABC transporter ATP-binding protein: MRSSEYWALKNVSFDIFHGETLGVIGRNGVGKSSLLKVLAGVIKPDRGHIETMVDSVALLGLQVGFKQTLSGRDNAIMNGMMQGVSRTVMEEKLTEIIGFTELEGFIDQPVCNYSAGMRARLRFAIAIQSDPDVLLIDEALGVGDAGFRKKSAEVIKSRIASDQTVLIVSHDMDTLRGLCQRILWVDQGETRMIGPVDEVLYQYESSGR, translated from the coding sequence ATGCGCTCCTCGGAATACTGGGCATTGAAAAATGTTTCCTTTGACATTTTTCACGGGGAAACGCTTGGGGTGATTGGTCGTAATGGTGTGGGTAAAAGCTCACTTTTGAAAGTTCTGGCCGGAGTCATTAAGCCGGATCGTGGGCATATTGAAACGATGGTTGATTCAGTCGCTTTGCTTGGTCTTCAGGTCGGCTTTAAGCAGACTTTATCCGGCAGGGACAATGCGATCATGAATGGAATGATGCAAGGTGTAAGCCGGACAGTGATGGAGGAAAAGCTGACTGAAATCATAGGCTTTACGGAGTTAGAGGGGTTTATTGATCAGCCAGTTTGCAATTACTCTGCTGGAATGCGTGCCAGATTGCGCTTTGCCATCGCCATTCAGTCTGATCCAGATGTTTTGCTCATTGACGAAGCATTGGGCGTTGGTGATGCAGGATTCCGTAAAAAATCTGCGGAAGTGATTAAGAGTCGGATTGCATCCGATCAGACTGTGCTGATTGTATCTCATGACATGGATACCCTAAGAGGATTATGTCAACGTATCTTGTGGGTTGATCAGGGGGAAACCAGAATGATTGGTCCGGTTGACGAAGTACTCTATCAATATGAAAGCAGTGGCAGGTAA
- a CDS encoding sulfotransferase family 2 domain-containing protein — translation MWSFRKKSLSEPGVVPALFLHIQKTAGTSIVQIASQYYGSSMTSHGDCWGHPPSDFEGTRFVSGHFGYDYARHLMPSRYSFTFLRDPMERVLSMYYFCREQNSSQFEIYRVARELDLEGFLRAGFKDPLVKKNIWNSQVWQLAHGYAHLDNRTISDFDGNELLTMALEHIDAFSFVGLTETFEEDKLVILNALNLPDESVVANRTSHRPFADEIDVNLRELIEELTELDSQLYQVALSRKK, via the coding sequence ATGTGGTCGTTTAGAAAAAAAAGCTTATCTGAGCCGGGTGTAGTCCCTGCCCTTTTTCTGCACATCCAGAAAACAGCAGGAACATCCATTGTGCAAATTGCTAGTCAGTATTATGGCTCCAGTATGACCAGTCATGGCGATTGTTGGGGGCACCCCCCCTCAGATTTTGAGGGAACGCGCTTTGTTTCCGGTCATTTCGGGTATGATTATGCGAGGCATTTGATGCCTTCAAGGTATAGTTTTACTTTTCTCAGGGATCCTATGGAAAGAGTGCTTTCTATGTATTATTTTTGCAGGGAGCAGAATTCGTCTCAGTTTGAAATCTATCGGGTTGCAAGGGAACTTGATTTAGAGGGTTTCTTACGAGCAGGGTTTAAAGACCCTTTGGTCAAAAAAAACATATGGAACTCTCAGGTTTGGCAATTGGCCCATGGTTATGCCCATCTTGATAACCGGACTATTTCCGACTTTGATGGGAATGAATTGTTAACTATGGCTCTCGAACATATAGATGCCTTTTCATTTGTTGGTTTAACCGAAACATTTGAAGAAGACAAACTGGTCATATTGAATGCGCTGAATTTGCCGGACGAAAGCGTGGTCGCAAACAGAACATCTCACAGGCCATTTGCCGATGAAATTGATGTTAATTTGCGTGAGTTGATTGAAGAGCTGACAGAGTTAGACAGCCAGCTATACCAAGTTGCATTGTCGCGAAAGAAATAG
- a CDS encoding TylF/MycF family methyltransferase — MNHPSNKSSSDMRNEYLDLMLKCLTGSIYHDAPTKLNSIVEYDDELREYGWDWPTVAHSMIGRKRMRNVRDLVESIIGNKVKGDLIETGVWRGGACIMMRAVLKAYGVTDRTVWLADSFEGLPKPNVEDYPADAGETFHEYEELSVSIDRVQENFRRYGLLDEQVKFIKGWFKDTLPGAPIDKLALIRLDGDLYESTIQPLDALYDKLSVGGYVIVDDYHVVKGCKAAIHDFFKKRDINPQLVEIDGVGVYWKKEQ; from the coding sequence ATGAATCACCCAAGTAATAAGTCTAGCTCAGATATGCGAAATGAATATCTCGACCTGATGCTCAAATGCTTGACCGGAAGTATTTATCATGATGCGCCCACCAAGCTGAACAGCATTGTTGAATATGATGACGAGTTGAGAGAGTACGGATGGGACTGGCCTACCGTTGCTCACTCAATGATTGGTCGAAAGCGCATGAGGAACGTGCGGGATCTGGTTGAAAGCATTATTGGTAATAAAGTAAAAGGCGACCTCATCGAAACCGGGGTTTGGCGAGGGGGAGCATGCATCATGATGCGTGCTGTGCTTAAAGCCTATGGTGTGACAGACCGCACGGTCTGGCTGGCTGATTCCTTCGAGGGATTGCCTAAACCGAACGTGGAAGATTATCCGGCCGATGCAGGTGAGACTTTCCATGAATACGAAGAGCTATCGGTATCGATCGATCGGGTTCAGGAAAACTTCAGAAGATATGGGCTTCTTGATGAGCAAGTTAAGTTTATCAAGGGTTGGTTCAAAGATACATTGCCCGGAGCCCCGATTGATAAGTTGGCGTTGATCAGACTGGATGGTGACCTGTATGAGTCAACGATACAGCCTCTGGATGCCCTTTATGACAAGTTATCCGTTGGTGGCTATGTGATTGTCGATGATTATCACGTGGTTAAGGGATGTAAGGCCGCCATTCATGATTTCTTCAAAAAAAGGGATATCAATCCTCAGCTTGTTGAGATTGATGGTGTCGGCGTCTACTGGAAAAAAGAGCAATAA
- a CDS encoding class I SAM-dependent methyltransferase translates to MSQENRHNYEYDVDLAGPTAPARVVRLVGNNKRVLEVGAGPGSITKMLKGAGNCRVTGLEIDDTAIVKLKEFCESVYKADLNDPAWPELLADEAPYDVIVAADVLEHVYNPLAVLKGMAGIADNHGEVVISLPHVGHNAIIACLLDEDFQYRDWGLLDRTHIRFFGLKNMQQLFTDAGLKIVEAQFVITRPEDSEFANKWSGLAANVRAALAGNKHGEVYQVVVRAVAATRADAAVDLMSIPVERSAGVTDAGGLARRLARRFLSEGARQKIRSMMGK, encoded by the coding sequence ATGAGTCAGGAAAATAGGCACAACTACGAATATGATGTTGACTTGGCGGGTCCGACGGCACCTGCACGCGTGGTGCGACTGGTCGGCAATAACAAGCGGGTGCTGGAGGTTGGTGCGGGTCCCGGCTCGATCACCAAAATGCTCAAGGGTGCAGGCAATTGCCGGGTGACGGGACTGGAAATTGATGATACGGCAATCGTGAAGCTCAAAGAGTTCTGCGAGAGCGTTTACAAGGCGGACCTCAACGATCCGGCATGGCCCGAACTGCTCGCCGACGAGGCTCCCTATGATGTTATTGTCGCGGCCGATGTGCTGGAGCATGTCTACAACCCGCTGGCCGTGCTCAAGGGAATGGCCGGTATCGCAGACAATCATGGCGAAGTGGTGATCTCGCTGCCGCATGTCGGTCATAACGCCATTATTGCCTGTCTGCTGGATGAGGATTTCCAGTATCGTGACTGGGGTCTGCTGGATCGCACCCATATCCGTTTCTTCGGCCTGAAGAACATGCAGCAGCTGTTTACGGATGCCGGCCTCAAGATCGTTGAAGCGCAATTCGTGATCACTCGTCCCGAGGATAGCGAGTTCGCTAACAAGTGGAGCGGGCTGGCAGCCAATGTAAGAGCGGCGCTGGCCGGCAATAAACATGGTGAGGTCTATCAGGTGGTGGTCCGGGCGGTCGCCGCGACACGGGCCGATGCGGCTGTTGATCTGATGTCCATTCCTGTCGAAAGAAGTGCAGGTGTGACCGATGCCGGTGGTTTGGCGCGGCGACTGGCGCGGCGCTTTCTGAGCGAGGGAGCGCGGCAGAAGATTCGCTCCATGATGGGCAAGTAA
- a CDS encoding glycoside hydrolase family 99-like domain-containing protein, which yields MSDLKAKLIAMYFPQLHAIPENNEWWGEGFTDWVNVQAATPIFDGHNQPRVPLNRNYYDQSQIETLYWQIEMARSHGVYGFCHYHYWFDGKQLLETPTNLMLQHKDMEIPFCLSWANETWSKRWDGRDHHILVKQTHPPVKTRWKLHFDYLIKAWSDDRSIKVDGKPVFVIYRPHRIDKVDQMLDYWRELAHQAGLKGLYFMAQKQYEFPNRECLRGFDGLFQFQPFESIYSPSFDRTSIKHSPWFRFVRALPESVQDMLRALRAKFVNELTFYDYERVWSAITEIRNDPTLATYPGVFVDWDNTARYKNRATIFTGASPERFEHWLGRMVETMDQRDLPEPFIFLNAWNEWAEGTYLEPDEKNGFGYLDAVKRVLVNG from the coding sequence ATGAGTGATTTGAAGGCAAAGCTGATTGCGATGTATTTTCCGCAGTTGCATGCCATTCCCGAAAATAACGAGTGGTGGGGCGAAGGCTTTACCGACTGGGTGAATGTGCAGGCTGCCACTCCAATCTTTGATGGCCACAATCAGCCCAGAGTGCCACTAAATAGGAACTACTACGATCAGTCGCAGATTGAGACGCTCTACTGGCAGATTGAGATGGCCCGGTCGCATGGCGTCTACGGATTCTGCCACTACCACTACTGGTTCGACGGCAAACAGTTACTGGAAACCCCGACCAATCTCATGTTGCAGCACAAGGACATGGAGATTCCATTTTGTCTCTCATGGGCCAATGAAACCTGGTCTAAGCGTTGGGATGGCCGCGATCATCATATTCTCGTCAAGCAAACCCATCCGCCGGTCAAGACGCGCTGGAAACTGCATTTTGATTATCTGATCAAGGCCTGGTCGGACGATCGATCCATCAAGGTTGATGGCAAGCCGGTGTTCGTGATCTATCGTCCGCATCGTATCGACAAGGTGGACCAGATGCTCGATTACTGGCGTGAACTGGCACATCAGGCGGGCTTGAAAGGGCTCTATTTTATGGCCCAGAAACAGTATGAGTTTCCCAATCGAGAGTGCCTGAGAGGGTTCGATGGACTATTCCAATTTCAGCCGTTCGAATCGATCTACTCGCCCTCTTTCGACAGGACTTCGATCAAGCATTCTCCCTGGTTCAGATTTGTCCGGGCACTTCCCGAGTCGGTTCAGGACATGTTGCGGGCACTGCGCGCCAAGTTTGTGAACGAGTTAACCTTCTATGATTATGAGAGGGTTTGGAGCGCAATCACTGAAATCAGGAATGATCCGACTCTGGCAACCTATCCGGGCGTCTTCGTGGATTGGGACAATACGGCCCGATACAAAAACCGGGCCACTATTTTTACCGGTGCCAGCCCAGAACGCTTTGAACACTGGCTGGGCAGAATGGTGGAAACGATGGATCAACGCGATTTGCCGGAGCCGTTCATTTTCCTAAACGCATGGAATGAGTGGGCGGAAGGCACCTACCTAGAGCCGGATGAAAAAAACGGTTTCGGTTATTTAGACGCGGTAAAAAGAGTTCTCGTAAATGGATAA
- a CDS encoding sulfotransferase family 2 domain-containing protein has translation MDKFIEAGKSLANLFLNKRAPKGLFLHIQKTAGTSIIHIAQSYYRFGMISHGDHVGKPPKAFRNLKFVSGHFGYDFAQQLMGDRYSFTFLRNPESRILSMYYFLRGQKENLFPMYKLAKELSLTEFLRAGLTDPMVKQRIWNNQVWQLAHGWANRDGKKVEDFEPNQLLDLALTHIECFNHVGITETFEKDRDIILNALHLPLPEEKVVSNVSSRDSKPLSEEQAMLLKELTVLDWQLYKVVCDRHGRG, from the coding sequence ATGGATAAATTTATCGAGGCTGGGAAATCTTTAGCAAATCTGTTTTTGAATAAGCGCGCTCCGAAGGGGCTTTTTCTTCATATTCAGAAAACTGCTGGGACTTCAATAATACATATAGCACAATCTTATTATCGCTTCGGTATGATTAGTCATGGAGATCATGTGGGAAAGCCTCCTAAAGCGTTTCGGAATTTAAAATTTGTCTCTGGCCATTTTGGTTATGATTTTGCTCAACAACTTATGGGTGATCGCTATTCTTTCACGTTTCTAAGAAACCCAGAAAGTCGTATTCTTTCTATGTATTATTTTTTAAGAGGCCAGAAAGAGAATCTTTTCCCCATGTATAAGCTTGCGAAAGAGCTTTCTCTGACTGAGTTTCTCAGAGCTGGTTTGACTGATCCTATGGTTAAACAGCGCATATGGAATAATCAGGTTTGGCAGTTGGCTCATGGATGGGCTAACAGAGATGGTAAAAAGGTGGAGGACTTTGAGCCTAATCAACTGCTTGATTTAGCACTTACCCATATCGAATGCTTTAATCACGTGGGAATTACAGAAACATTTGAAAAAGATAGGGATATCATCTTAAATGCTCTACATCTTCCTCTACCAGAAGAGAAAGTTGTTTCCAATGTCAGTAGTCGCGATTCAAAGCCATTATCTGAAGAGCAGGCAATGTTACTTAAAGAGTTGACTGTATTGGACTGGCAACTGTACAAAGTGGTTTGTGATAGGCATGGGCGCGGTTAA
- a CDS encoding class I SAM-dependent methyltransferase: MRNEPDRKEYFNYLQNRSIIGKLYRNYMLYPRLASCLNDRVLDFGCGIGDFLVFRQGTTGVDINPHNVEYCRSLGLAAEVIENGVIPFADHSFDSLIMDNVLEHIPEPEVNAVLNEVLRVLRPGGRLLIGVPGPKGYESDPDHCCFYSEPDLVALFQGVNCRLLELFHMPVNITWLESRISQYCVYALFESPPL, from the coding sequence ATGAGAAACGAACCAGATAGAAAAGAATATTTTAATTACCTTCAAAACCGTTCAATAATTGGAAAGCTATATCGAAACTACATGCTTTATCCGCGGTTAGCCTCCTGCCTTAATGATAGGGTTCTTGATTTTGGTTGTGGAATCGGTGATTTTCTGGTCTTTCGTCAGGGCACAACGGGGGTGGATATCAATCCTCATAATGTCGAGTACTGCCGTTCTCTAGGGTTGGCGGCTGAGGTCATTGAAAATGGTGTGATTCCGTTTGCAGATCACTCCTTCGATTCACTGATTATGGATAATGTGCTGGAGCATATCCCGGAGCCGGAAGTCAATGCTGTTCTCAACGAAGTGTTGCGGGTGCTCAGGCCAGGCGGACGGCTTCTCATTGGCGTGCCAGGGCCTAAAGGCTATGAGTCTGATCCTGATCATTGCTGTTTCTATAGCGAGCCCGATCTCGTTGCACTATTTCAAGGAGTAAACTGCCGGTTACTTGAACTCTTCCATATGCCTGTAAACATCACCTGGCTGGAAAGCCGAATCTCCCAATACTGCGTCTACGCCCTGTTTGAGAGTCCACCCCTTTGA
- a CDS encoding acyltransferase family protein gives MKPTDIKPASLHERNNFDLLRLLLAATVAGFHLWALTSDPAFSLMGRWMDASLAVDGFFVVSGFLVAMSYENSTSLKRYVVKRARRIYPAYLAVISLSALLLVLVSSAPLEAYFDGDWLYYLLSNLLFLNFLAPELPGVFENNRLHEVNGALWTIKIEVMFYLVLPLLVLFMRKIGHWRAIALIYIASVLYSMVMQWIAKHGGGALYLALERQLPGQLAFFMAGTLLFYYFDQFRSKHIWILLTAATVFFAAREWSFLYPFYPLALAVLIIWVATVMPCLGRWGRWGDFSYGIYIWHFPLIQLFVSTGMFDNEPYLGALMWVASLSVCAFLSWHLVERPMLGRSSHYRRAEMN, from the coding sequence ATGAAGCCGACTGATATCAAGCCGGCGAGCCTCCACGAGCGTAATAACTTTGATCTCTTGCGCCTGCTGCTGGCTGCAACTGTGGCAGGCTTTCATCTGTGGGCATTGACCAGCGATCCGGCCTTCTCATTGATGGGAAGATGGATGGATGCCAGCCTGGCTGTGGACGGTTTTTTTGTTGTCAGTGGTTTTCTGGTGGCAATGAGTTATGAAAACTCGACATCGCTGAAGCGCTACGTTGTGAAAAGGGCACGTAGAATCTATCCCGCATACTTAGCTGTCATCTCGCTTTCAGCATTATTGCTGGTGCTTGTTTCATCTGCTCCGTTGGAAGCCTACTTCGATGGGGATTGGCTATATTACCTGCTCTCTAACCTTCTGTTTCTTAACTTTCTGGCACCTGAATTGCCAGGAGTATTTGAGAATAATCGGCTGCACGAGGTGAATGGAGCCTTGTGGACGATCAAGATTGAAGTGATGTTCTATCTGGTTCTGCCTCTGCTTGTCCTGTTTATGCGAAAGATTGGGCATTGGCGTGCAATTGCCCTGATCTATATTGCATCTGTTCTCTATTCGATGGTGATGCAGTGGATAGCCAAGCATGGTGGCGGGGCTCTCTATCTTGCCTTGGAGAGACAGCTGCCGGGTCAACTTGCCTTTTTTATGGCCGGCACATTACTGTTTTATTACTTCGATCAGTTTAGAAGCAAGCACATATGGATATTGCTCACTGCCGCCACTGTTTTTTTTGCGGCTCGGGAATGGTCTTTCTTGTACCCGTTCTATCCATTGGCGCTGGCTGTTCTGATTATCTGGGTCGCAACTGTGATGCCCTGTTTGGGCCGCTGGGGGCGCTGGGGTGATTTTTCTTACGGCATATATATATGGCATTTTCCGCTAATTCAGCTTTTTGTCTCGACTGGCATGTTCGATAACGAACCGTATCTCGGGGCCTTGATGTGGGTTGCTTCCCTATCCGTATGTGCGTTCCTCTCCTGGCACCTTGTCGAGAGACCCATGTTGGGTCGGTCTTCACATTACCGTCGTGCTGAGATGAACTAA
- a CDS encoding glycosyltransferase family 2 protein, translated as MSQMTVSVIIVNYNCGALLTDCVCSVLASSVPVEVFVSDNGSTDGSIEHLRNRIEDDRLHIISNNQNLGFATASNIPLVTATGNYLLFLNPDCIIESETIERMMVEMQKREEVGMAGPLILNSNGSEQAGCRRRVPTPARTLIRILHLDKPFPFLREKGIQLLDEPLPDHPVEMEAISGAFMMVKRDALELIGPMDENYFLHCEDLDWCMRFRQKGRKILFVPDVEITHKKGGCSEGRAVFVEWHKHKGMVRFYRKFFRHQYPTILMWLVVAAVWVRFALLAVLISVKRVFS; from the coding sequence ATGAGTCAGATGACTGTTTCTGTGATCATCGTTAACTATAACTGTGGGGCACTTCTTACCGATTGTGTTTGCTCTGTTCTGGCTTCATCCGTGCCGGTTGAAGTGTTTGTATCTGATAATGGCAGTACAGATGGCAGTATTGAGCACCTTCGGAACAGGATCGAAGACGATCGGCTGCACATAATTTCCAACAACCAAAACCTCGGGTTTGCAACCGCCTCGAACATTCCCTTGGTGACGGCCACGGGGAATTATCTCCTTTTCCTTAATCCTGATTGCATTATTGAATCGGAAACCATTGAAAGAATGATGGTGGAGATGCAGAAACGGGAAGAGGTGGGAATGGCCGGACCTCTGATTCTGAACTCGAATGGAAGTGAACAGGCAGGATGCCGTCGTAGAGTTCCAACTCCAGCGCGTACACTGATACGGATTTTGCACCTTGATAAGCCGTTCCCTTTTCTGCGTGAGAAGGGGATACAGCTTCTGGATGAACCGTTGCCAGATCACCCGGTTGAAATGGAGGCGATATCAGGTGCCTTCATGATGGTTAAAAGAGATGCATTGGAATTGATTGGCCCTATGGATGAGAACTATTTTCTTCATTGCGAGGACCTTGATTGGTGCATGCGCTTCAGACAGAAAGGGCGGAAGATTCTTTTTGTTCCCGATGTGGAGATTACCCATAAAAAGGGGGGATGCTCCGAAGGCAGGGCCGTTTTCGTTGAATGGCACAAGCACAAGGGTATGGTGCGATTCTACCGGAAATTTTTCCGGCATCAGTATCCGACAATTCTGATGTGGTTAGTGGTTGCGGCTGTCTGGGTTCGTTTCGCATTGCTGGCAGTTCTGATATCAGTCAAAAGGGTGTTTAGTTGA
- a CDS encoding NAD-dependent epimerase/dehydratase family protein, producing MRVLVTGATGQIGCFLLVRLQDIGMDVVAVSRNAYSSEHSEVWVVRDLQTDDPFMDQESFDYWIHAGFLSLVPRWLESAKKAGVKRVVTFSSTSVFTKQDSSSPYERTIIRSLIEAEEELSRQCEVLGIDWTLLRPTMIYGAGRDKNVSFVQSMIRRFGLFPLVGGGKGKRMPVHADDLAQAAVAAMQSDAAVNRSYNLGGGETLTYREFVERIFTLENRNPRFINIPLVVARLLVHLVRLLPAFRHVTPAMFERMSIDLVFDYSDAARDLDYCPRPFTFESNACV from the coding sequence TTGAGGGTTCTTGTAACAGGTGCCACAGGACAGATTGGCTGTTTTTTGTTGGTTAGACTTCAGGATATCGGAATGGATGTGGTCGCAGTTAGTCGCAATGCTTATTCAAGCGAACACAGTGAAGTCTGGGTCGTACGTGACCTTCAAACAGATGATCCCTTCATGGATCAGGAGTCGTTTGATTACTGGATTCATGCGGGCTTTTTATCGTTGGTGCCCCGATGGCTGGAGTCTGCTAAAAAAGCCGGAGTTAAGCGGGTGGTTACCTTCAGCTCCACCAGTGTTTTCACCAAGCAGGATTCATCGAGCCCTTATGAGCGGACGATTATCAGAAGTTTGATTGAGGCAGAGGAAGAACTCTCAAGGCAATGTGAAGTATTGGGGATTGATTGGACACTTCTGCGTCCGACCATGATCTACGGTGCCGGAAGAGATAAGAATGTCTCATTTGTTCAGTCGATGATCCGACGATTCGGGCTGTTCCCGCTGGTTGGAGGCGGGAAGGGCAAGCGCATGCCGGTGCATGCCGATGATTTGGCCCAGGCGGCGGTTGCCGCTATGCAAAGCGATGCAGCCGTAAATCGTAGCTACAACCTCGGCGGAGGAGAAACGCTGACATATCGGGAGTTCGTGGAGCGGATTTTTACATTGGAGAACAGAAATCCTCGGTTCATCAATATTCCTCTGGTTGTTGCCAGATTGCTGGTGCATCTGGTCCGTCTGTTGCCCGCTTTCAGGCATGTTACGCCTGCCATGTTCGAGCGGATGAGTATCGATCTTGTTTTCGACTATAGCGATGCGGCAAGGGATTTGGATTATTGCCCGCGTCCATTCACATTCGAGTCCAATGCATGTGTGTGA
- a CDS encoding CatB-related O-acetyltransferase, with protein sequence MRLKLDTSITQMAVNAWLRVGRFRWQGVFLGRGTRIKCRFSAGNGTGIGNGFACRGSGRLEIGRYCAIGEAVRVVTSNHDMNRVTTNFFLQSRVLGRTIESGKRDVTIGNDVWIGDGAIILAGVEIGDGTVIGAGSVVTRSLPPYKVAGGNPARIIRDRFPPEVVGRIAALKWWEWSESEQARHARLFAAACDDVEAVAALLAEDGAGER encoded by the coding sequence ATGAGACTAAAGCTCGATACATCAATTACTCAGATGGCAGTAAACGCCTGGCTACGTGTCGGGCGATTTCGCTGGCAGGGTGTGTTTCTTGGTCGCGGAACAAGGATTAAATGCCGGTTCTCCGCCGGGAATGGGACGGGTATCGGCAACGGTTTTGCCTGTCGGGGAAGCGGCAGGCTGGAAATAGGCCGCTACTGCGCGATCGGTGAGGCAGTGCGTGTCGTAACCAGTAACCACGACATGAACAGGGTCACAACCAACTTCTTTCTCCAGAGCAGGGTGCTCGGCAGGACAATTGAGTCAGGGAAGCGCGATGTGACGATCGGCAACGATGTCTGGATTGGCGATGGCGCGATTATTCTTGCCGGTGTTGAAATCGGAGACGGGACCGTGATTGGAGCAGGTTCAGTGGTTACCCGCTCGCTTCCTCCCTACAAAGTGGCGGGCGGAAACCCTGCTCGCATCATTCGGGATCGATTCCCTCCTGAAGTGGTCGGGCGCATTGCCGCATTAAAGTGGTGGGAGTGGTCCGAATCGGAGCAGGCCAGGCATGCCCGGCTTTTTGCAGCTGCCTGTGATGATGTCGAAGCAGTTGCTGCTCTACTTGCTGAAGACGGCGCTGGCGAACGTTGA